In the genome of Aythya fuligula isolate bAytFul2 chromosome 23, bAytFul2.pri, whole genome shotgun sequence, the window AGACATGGGGGGGCGTGGGTAAGGAGGGGGGGTTGGGGATATGGGGGAGACatggggggacatgggggggacAGGGGAAAGAGGGGTAATGGGGGGAAGGGGGGCGTGAGGGGTACAAGGGGGATGTGGGGGAAAAGAGGGGATAGGAGGGgatgtggggagggaggggggacaTGGGGGCAAAGAGGGGATATGGGGGGGAATTAGGCCAttggggggaagaggggataggggagggggtgggggacaCGCAGGGGGCAAATTGGGGtcggaggaggggggggggtgtggggaaaTGGGGGTACATTGCAGGGAAATGGGACATGGgaatgggggggaagaggggacatggggaggagaaaggggtgTGGGGTGTGGGATATGGGGGAGGGGatgtggggacatggggagaTGAGGGGtaggtggggaggagaggggacaTGGAGGGGACATGGAGGGTCaggacatggggacacgggaCTGGAAGAGGGGCCTGGGGACACGCTGCACCCACTGAGGGAATATAGGGGTGCTGTCACACCAGGAAGGGCCCAGCCGGGGTAAACTCACcccagaggcaggcaggagaagggacCTGCACCctacagcacagccctgcagctctggtTGGGGTTTTGTGCCAATTTTCAGCTGTGGTGTGAGGGGCTGGGCGGGCAGGGGGTGACAGGGGCAGCGTAGTGACCAGACCCTAATGGAGGGGGTGCCAGCAGTGAACGGGGGCAGCGCTCACACCGCGTcgctttcccttcctctcctcctgctccttggCCGTGAATTCCCTGCGGGGCCTAAGACCCAGCCTGGTGTTGTTACAAAATGCAAACGAGATGGTAAACGGGAGCTTTCCCTTCCTCGCCTAGGAGAAGGAAATGAGCCGAGATGTCTGAGGGCAGCAAGGGGAGCTCGCTGGCCTTCGGCCAGGTGGTGATCGGGCCGCCGGGCTCCGGGAAGACGACCTACTGCCACGGCATGCAGGAGTTCCTGGGCAGGATCGGGCGCAAGGTGGCCGTGGTGAACCTGGACCCCGCCAACGAGGGGATGCCCTACCCGTGCGCCGTGGACATCTCCGAGCTCATCACCTTACCCGACGTGATGGAGAGCTTGAAGCTGGGCCCCAACGGGGGGCTCATCTACTGCATGGAGTACCTGGAGGCCAACCTCGActggctgcaggagaagctgGCCGCCCTCAGGGGTCACTACTACTTGTTTGACTGCCCGGGGCAGGTGGAGCTCTACACCCACCACAGCGCCCTGAAGAACGTCTTTGCCCAGATGGCCAAGTGGAATTTCAGGGTGGGttctgggctctgcagggagctccCGGCACTGCCCTTGTGCTCAGGAGCTGCGTACCCTGTAGTCGGGGCTTTTGGTTGTGGATGTGGGTACTAATGACTGTTTTCCTCACTAACCTGTTTGCCCTTTCATGTGAAAGTGCTTTATCAGGGGAGGAGGAATGTGTCCCCATTTTGTGCTCGGAGGGATTGGCAAGAGCAGCTTGTTCAGGGCGTTTAATGCAGGGTCATTACCATGAGCAGAAACAGATTCCTTCCTCCCAGTCTTACTCTTCTTGAAGGTCCTGTCCTCAGAGCTCATGTGCTTTATCTGTCGGTGCTGTATtttggagcagggagggagatgtGCGTGCAGGGTGAGCGGGGGATCCTTTGCATTGCACTGTGAGAAATTCAGGTGTCAGCTCAGGCCCTACCTGCCACTCCTGCAGCCAAACCAAATCGCTGTGCACGGTGTAATACGTGCTCAGTGCTTTCTTGCACAATGGAAGATGCAAATTAGGAAGTGCAGGTGAGAAGAGTCCCATAACCAAGCTAACTTGCCTACgttgcatttgttttgcatttgggCCAAACCATGAATGTGCAAACCATGTACGGTGTGAGCAAGAACGGCAAGTTCATTTGCTTGAGAATGTCACTGGGAATCTGTACAttacaattcatttttattcaaataaatgtacATGAAATTGTagttactaaaaaaaaagatagttacGCTCCTGTTTTGATGCTCACTGGGGTGCTTACACCTGTCTGTGAGCTTCAAACCAGCATtttttgctgcagaagcagagctgtgacTCAGCCACACTCAACTACAGAGCCCTGACTTTGAGTAACATTGCGTAACAGGCAGTAACTTAGCAGAGATCTCCGACCACATTGTTACAGCTGCATGAAACACAGGGAATCAAACGActcattaatttaattattaattattatttcaaaccACATGACAATTGTTTCTCCCTGTTGAGTGAGGTGTGCTCCGGTTGCTGCTGCCGAGCGTATGCTGTGCGTGAGCATTCCTGTGGGGAGCGCGGAGGTCTTGAGGTAGTTGTGTAGTTCAGAAGGAGAGTTAGCCCAGCTGCCACCCCAAAAACCTGCAGAGTACAGACAAGAAGGGAAACTTCATCAGCAAGGAAGGAAGCCCTGAGAAACAGGAGAGCAGTTGCAGGTTTAACAGCGTCTGTaagtgctgctggtgcagcctcgCATGCCAGAAGCCTTCCCACAGCCCTTTCTGTGCACCAACACCCTCAGTCCTGAATCCCTCAGGTGGTCCACAGGTGTGAAAGTGGAGATAGGTGGATCTATGCACGTAGGAGCAATCCTATATTCATATAATAGGAAGTTTTGTGTATACAGGCTAGAAGGTAGGTGGTAACTTTCCCTACACAGGAGTCTGTGTGGTTGTAGTTAGAGCTGAATGGGTTGTCGTTCTCAGACTGTCCCAAAAGCAAGAGGATGGGCTCTTTACTAGGTCTGACCTTGTGCTGTCCCTCTGTGCCTTTGctccccagctggcagcagtgcaTTTGGTGGATTCTCACTACTGCACAGACCCCGGCAAGTTCATCTCGGTGCTCTGCACGTCGCTCTCCACCATGCTGCACGTGGAACTGCCCCACGTGAACGTCCTCTCCAAGATGGACCTGATCGAGCAGTACGGCAAGCTGGGTAAGAGACTTTGCTGAGAGGGAGATGTGGAGCAGGGCAGCCTCAGATCCAAATTAGCTGCTCggctatgtttattttttttcgaGTCAGGGAAATGGTGCAAAGCTCACTGGGTTCTTGGTGTCATGCTCTGGCTGGGGACTCACCGATATTTACAAATTGCCTTCAGAGATTCTTGCTGTTTCCCTGCAGCTTTCAACCTGGATTATTACACAGAGGTCCTGGACCTCTCTTACTTGGTTGACCATTTAGCTTCGGACCCCTTCTTCAGAAATTATCGTCGCCTCAACACGAAGCTGGTGGAGGTGATCGAGGACTACAGCCTGGTGTCCTTCGTTCCGCTCAATGTCCAGGtgatgcagcaggaggagaggggtggAGGGCACAGGGGGCACTGGATACGTAGCCAGCATGTTTGGTGGCAGCTCGGGTACAGTTGAGTGTTCAAAAAGTGGGGGGAAGGATGAGTTCTGCAAGGGCAAtccaaaaaaatcagtgttgcCTCTGCCCGCTTCTGCCCCAAGAACtggctgtgaaaaaaaatagagccaTGAGGGCTGAAAAGCTTTGCTATGAAGAGGCTCAGGGTTGTGGGAGGACAGTGACATGCACCCAGACTTGTAAATGTTCTGTGGCagccaaaggaaaaggaaaagctcatGAGCTTGGGGCTATGTGGGCCTTGTGACCTGGGGTGGGGAATTAAGACTCCCCCTCCGTGCAGGTCTTCTGAGCCTGCATTTCAATTCCGAGCAAACTATTACCTGAAACGTTGTTAAGTCAGGGagcacaaaataatttgaagatgGGAGGAGTACCTTTGTGAGGAAGGgctga includes:
- the GPN2 gene encoding GPN-loop GTPase 2 is translated as MSEGSKGSSLAFGQVVIGPPGSGKTTYCHGMQEFLGRIGRKVAVVNLDPANEGMPYPCAVDISELITLPDVMESLKLGPNGGLIYCMEYLEANLDWLQEKLAALRGHYYLFDCPGQVELYTHHSALKNVFAQMAKWNFRLAAVHLVDSHYCTDPGKFISVLCTSLSTMLHVELPHVNVLSKMDLIEQYGKLAFNLDYYTEVLDLSYLVDHLASDPFFRNYRRLNTKLVEVIEDYSLVSFVPLNVQDKESMRQVMQAVDKANGYSFGDQEHRSLEALMSAAVGADFHFTSTLAVQEKYVQSRDKTVEEEVMDM